AAAGACCGCTGGCGGCGGTCTTTTTTGATGAGAGCGTTGTGGATAACTCAGTTCTTCTTGATTTTCTCCGGCCGCTTCCAGCCATCGATGTTCTTCTGCCGCGCCCGGCCAACCGCCAACTGGGCTTTATCCACATTCTGGGTGATGGTCGAACCGGCCGCAGTGGTTGCACCGGCGGAGATATCCACAGGCGCCACCAGCGAGTTGTTGGAACCGATGAACACATCCTCACCCAACACGGTTTTCCACTTGTTGGCGCCGTCGTAGTTACAGGTGATGGTGCCGGCGCCGATGTTGGTGCGCGCACCGATCTCGGCATCGCCCAGATAAGTCAGGTGCCCAGCCTTGGCACCCTCGCCCATCCGAGCGTTTTTCAGTTCGACGAAGTTACCCACATGGGCGCGGGCCTCCAGCACGGTGCCCGGACGCAGACGGGCAAACGGGCCGGCATCGCTGCCTTCGCCCAACACCGCGCCTTCGATATGGCTGTTGGCCTTGACCACCACGCCCTTGCGCAGAGTGCTGTCCTTGATCACGCAGTTCGGGCCGATGACCACGTCGTCTTCGATGACAACCTTGCCTTCGAGAATCACGTTGATGTCGATCAGCACGTCGCGACCCACGGTCACTTCGCCACGCACATCAAAGCGGGCCGGGTCACGCAGGGTCACGCCCTGGGCCATCAGACGGCGACCGGCGCGCAACTGATAATGACGCTCCAGCTCGGAAAGCTGTTTGCGATCATTGGCGCCCTGCACTTCCATCGGGTCGTGCGGTTGTTCCGTGGCGACGGTCAGGCCATCGCTGACTGCCATCTCGATCACGTCGGTCAGGTAGTACTCGCCCTGAGCGTTGTTGTTCGACAGGCGACTCATCCAGTCCGCCAGACGATTGGCCGGCACAGCGAGGATGCCGGTATTGCCTTCGGTAATCGCCCGCTGTGCTTCGCTGGCGTCCTTGTGCTCAACGATCGCGGCAACCTTGCCGTCGGCGTCGCGCACGATTCGGCCATACCCGGTCGGGTCATCCAGTTCGACGGTGAGCAAACCCATCTGCCCGGGCACAACGTGCTTGAGCAGGCGTTGCAGGGTTTCGACTTCGATCAACGGCACATCACCGTAGAGAATCAGTACGGTATCGGCGGTGATGAACGGAACAGCTTGGGCCGTGGCGTGGCCGGTGCCCAGTTGCTTGTCCTGCAGCACGAAATTCAGGTCATCGGCGGCCAGACGTTCGCGTACCACATCGGCGCCGTGGCCAATGACAACATGAATCCGTTGTGGATCAAGTTGGCGAGCGCTGTGGATAACATGACCGAGCATGGAGTCGCCGGCAATCGGGTGCAGCACTTTTGGCAGCGCGGAACGCATGCGGGTGCCTTGGCCGGCCGCGAGGATTACGATTTCAAGAGACATGACTGGCTACCAATCCTGGGTGGTCAGCAACTGCGACCGGGGGTTTTGAAAGTCGGAAAAGAAAAAAGGGTAGCCGAGGCTACCCTTTTTTATCAATCGCACAACAAGTGGCTGACGGATTAACCGCCAAACTTCTTGCGGATCTGCTGGACGGTGCGCAGCTGAGCTGCAGCCTCGGCCAGACGTGCGGATGCAGCTCCGTAGTCGAAATCTGCGCTCTTCTCATGCAGAGCAGCTTCGGCAGCCTTGAGAGCTGCTTGAGCCTGAGCTTCATCCAGGTCGGCGGCACGTTGCACGGTATCGGCAAGCACCTTGACCATGTTCGGCTGAACCTCGAGGAAACCACCGGAGATGTAGAACACCTCGGCTTCCCCGCCTTGCTTGATCAGGCGGATCGGACCTGGCTTCAGATTAGTGATCAGCGGCGCGTGGCCCAGGGCGATACCAAGATCACCCAGAGCACCGTGCGCAATCACCATCTCGACCAGGCCGGAAAAGATTTCTCCTTCCGCGCTGACGATGTCGCAATGGACTGTCATAGCCATCTGATTGCCTCAACCTAAATTAGCGCCCGTTGCCGGGCGCCTGGATTACAGTTTCTTGGCTTTCTCGATCGCTTCTTCGATGCCGCCGACCATGTAGAACGCTTGTTCTGGCAGGTGGTCGTAGTCACCGTTGAGGATGCCTTTGAAGCCAGCAATGGTGTCTTTCAGGGAAACGTATTTACCCGAAGCACCGGTGAAGACTTCAGCCACGAAGAACGGCTGCGACAAGAAGCGCTGGATCTTACGAGCACGGTTTACCAACTGCTTGTCGGCTTCCGACAGCTCGTCCATACCCAGGATCGCGATGATGTCCTTCAGCTCTTTGTAACGCTGCAGCACGTACTGAACACCACGAGCGGTCTCGTAGTGATCGTTGCCGATCACGTTCGGGTCCAGCTGACGCGAAGTCGAGTCCAGTGGGTCTACCGCCGGGTAGATACCCAGGGAAGCGATGTCACGGGACAGAACGACGGTGGCGTCCAGGTGAGCAAACGTGGTCGCTGGCGACGGGTCAGTCAAGTCGTCCGCTGGTACGTATACGGCCTGGATCGAAGTAATCGAACCTTGCTTGGTCGAAGTGATGCGCTCTTGCAGCACGCCCATCTCTTCAGCCAGGGTCGGCTGGTAACCTACTGCCGAAGGCATACGGCCCAGCAGTGCGGATACTTCGGTACCGGCCAGGGTGTAACGATAGATGTTGTCGACGAACAGCAGAACGTCGTTACCTTCGTCACGGAACTTCTCGGCCATGGTCAGACCGGTCAACGCTACGCGCAGACGGTTTCCCGGTGGCTCGTTCATCTGACCGTAGACCAGAGCTACCTTGTCGAGAACGTTGGAGTCCTTCATCTCGTGGTAGAAGTCGTTACCCTCACGAGTACGCTCACCCACACCGGCGAACACGGAATAACCGCTGTGCTCGATGGCGATGTTACGGATCAGTTCCATCATGTTTACGGTCTTGCCTACACCGGCACCACCGAACAGACCGACTTTACCGCCCTTGGCGAACGGGCAAACCAGGTCGATAACCTTGATGCCGGTTTCCAGCAGCTCGTTGCCGCCAGCTTGTTCTGCGAAGGAAGGAGCGGCGCGGTGGATACCCCAGCGCTCTTCTTCGCCGATCGGGCCAGCTTCGTCGATCGGGTTGCCCAGTACGTCCATGATCCGGCCCAGAGTCGCTTTACCGACCGGTACGGAGATGGCTGCGCCAGTGTTGTTGACGTCCAGACCGCGCTTCAAGCCTTCGGTGGAGCCCATCGCAATGGTACGAACCACGCCGTCGCCCAGCTGCTGCTGAACTTCCAGAGTGGTTTCGGCGCCTTGAACCTTCAAGGCGTCGTAGATGCTCGGTACGCTGTCGCGTGGAAATTCCACGTCGATAACGGCGCCGATGATTTGAACGATACGTCCGCTACTCATAGCTGGATCCTCTGAATATTTGAACCGTTAAACCGCGGCAGCGCCGCCGACGATTTCCGAGATCTCTTGGGTGATCGCAGCCTGACGCGCCTTGTTGTAGATCAGCTGCAAATCGCTGATCAAATCACCGGCGTTGTCGGTAGCGTTCTTCATCGCGATCATCCGCGCAGCCTGTTCAGCCGCGTTGTTCTCGACCACCGCCTGGTACACCTGCGACTCCACGTAACGCACCATCAAGCCGTCAAGCAGCTCTTTGGCGTCTGGTTCGTAGAGGTAGTCCCAGTGGTGCTTGAGTTCTTGATCCGGGGTCGCCACCAATGGAATCAACTGCTCCACGGTAGGCTGTTGCGTCATGGTGTTGATGAACTTGTTGGATACCACGGACAGGCGGTCAATACGGCCGTCCAGATAGGCATCCAGCATCACCTTGACGCTGCCGATCAGATCATTGATCGACGGCTCTTCACCCAGGTGGCTGATAGCTGCAACGACGTTACCGCCGAAGTTGCGGAAAAAGGCCGCACCCTTGCTACCAACGACACACAGATCGATCTCGACGCCGTTTTCGCGGTTTACCGCCATGTCCTTGACCAGGGCCTTGAACAGGTTGGTGTTCAAGCCGCCGCACAGACCACGGTCACTGCTCACGACGACATAACCGACGCGCTTTACTTCGCGATCGATCATGAACGGGTGGCGGTATTCCGGGTTGGCGTTGGCCAGATGCCCAATTACCTGGCGGATACGCTCCGCATAAGGACGGCTAGCAGCCATGCGCATTTGTGCCTTGCGCATTTTGCTGACCGCCACTTTTTCCATGGCGCTGGTAATTTTTTGCGTGCTTTTGATGCTCGCAATCTTACTGCGAATCTCTTTTGCGCCTGCCATGTAACACCTATCAGGTTAGCAAGCGGGAGCCTTGCGGCTCCCGCTGCGGCTTACCAGGTTTGGGTGGCCTTGAACTTCTCGATACCAGCCTTCAGGCCAGCGTCGATTTCGTCATTGAAGTCACCTTTAACGTTGATCTTGGCCATCAAATCGGCGTGATCGCGGTTGAAGAAAGCGATCAGCGCTTGTTCGAAGCTGCCGATCTTGGTGATTTCGATGTCGGTCAGGAACCCACGCTCAGCGGCATACAGCGACAGCGCCATGTCAGCGATCGACATAGGTGCGTATTGCTTCTGCTTCATCAGCTCGGTAACGCGCTGACCATGCTCAAGTTGCTTGCGGGTCGCTTCGTCCAGGTCAGAAGCGAACTGGGCGAATGCCGCCAGTTCACGGTACTGAGCCAGAGCGGTACGGATACCACCGGACAGCTTCTTGATGATCTTGGTCTGAGCGGCACCACCCACACGGGATACCGAAACACCGGCGTTCACTGCAGGGCGGATGCCCGAGTTGAACATGGCCGATTCCAGGAAGATCTGACCGTCGGTGATGGAAATCACGTTGGTCGGAACGAACGCGGAAACGTCGCCAGCCTGGGTTTCGATGATCGGCAGTGCGGTCAGGGAACCGGTTTTGCCGGTCACTGCGCCGTTGGTGAACTTCTCTACGTATTCTTCCGAAACGCGGGATGCGCGCTCCAGCAGACGGGAGTGGAGATAGAACACGTCGCCTGGGTAAGCCTCACGGCCTGGTGGACGGCGCAGCAGCAGGGAAATCTGGCGGTAAGCCACTGCTTGCTTGGACAGATCGTCATAAACGATCAGCGCGTCTTCACCGCGGTCGCGGAAGAATTCACCCATGGTGCAACCGGAGTACGGAGCCAGGAATTGCAGTGCTGCAGATTCCGAAGCGCTCGCTGCAACGATGATGGTGTTAGCCAGTGCACCGTTTTCTTCCAGCTTGCGAACCACGTTGGCGATGGTCGATTGCTTCTGACCGATTGCCACGTAGACGCAGAAAATGCCGCTGTCTTTCTGGTTGATGATCGCGTCGATCGCCAGAGCGGTTTTACCGATCTGACGGTCACCGATGATCAGCTCACGCTGGCCACGGCCGACAGGGATCATGGCATCGACAGCCTTGTAGCCAGTCTGTACAGGCTGGTCTACCGACTTACGCCAGATCACGCCCGGAGCAACTTTCTCGACCGCGTCGGTCTCGGTGTTGCCCAGTGGACCTTTGCCGTCAACAGGGTTACCCAGTGCGTCGACAACGCGACCCAGCAGTTCCTTACCAACCGGAACTTCAAGGATGCGGCCGGTGCACTTGGCGCTCATGCCTTCAGCCAGAGTCGTGTATGCGCCCAGTACAACGGCACCTACGGAGTCTTGCTCCAGGTTGAGGGCCATACCGTAGACGCCGCCCGGAAACTCGATCATCTCGCCGTACATTACGTCGGCCAGACCGTGAATCCGCACGATACCGTCAGATACGCTGACGACAGTGCCTTCGTTACGGGCTTGGGAGGTCACATCGAGCTTTTCGATGCGGCCCTTGATAATTTCACTTATTTCGGAAGGATTGAGTTGCTGCATTGCTCTGCTGCCCCTTCAAACTCAAGATTTCAATGCTTCGGCAAGTTTCGCGATTTTGCCGCGAATCGAGCCATCGATAACCAGGTCGCCGGCGCGGATAACGACACCACCTATAAGGGCAGCATCCTCCGCAACTTGCAGGCGCACTTCCCGGTTGAGTCGTGCACTGAGAACCTTGGCGAGTTTGTCTTGCTGTTCTTGGTTCAATGCAAAAGCACTGGTCACTTCAACGTCTACCGATTTCTCTTGTTCGGCCTTGTACAGGTCGAAAAGAGCGGCGATCTCCGGCAGAAGCGGGAGACGGTCGTTTTCGGCAACGACATTGATGAAGTTCTGTGCCTTGGCATCAAACTTGTCGCCGCACACGTCAATGAACGTGGCGGCCTTTTCTGCGCTCGTCAGTCGCGGGGCCTTGAGCACGCGCTGCATGGTGTCGTCTTGCGACACCGCTGCAGCCAGGCCGAGCATGGCTGACCAATTGGCCAGTTGCTGGTGGGCCTGAGCGTGCTCGAAGGCCGCCTTAGCGTAAGGTCGGGCCAACGTGGTCAGTTCTGCCATGATCGCCCTCGCTTAGATTTCAGCAGCCAGTTGGTTAACCAGCTCTGCGTGCGCGTTTTGATCGATTGTGGCACCCAGGATCTTCTCGGCGCCGCCGACAGCCAGCAAGCCCACTTGGGCGCGCAGCTTGTCTTTGACACTGTTCAGTTCCTGTTCGATCTCGGCTTGAGCCTGAACCTTCACACGGTCAGCGTCGACACGGGCCTTTTCAACGGCCTCTTCGACAATCTGGTTACCGCGTTTCTTGGCTTGCTCGATGATTTCAGCTGCCTGAGCTTTCGCTTCGCGCAGTTGCTGACCCGCTTTCTCTTGGGCCAACTCCAGGTCGCGAGCTGCACGGCTGGCAGCGTCCAGACCATCAGCGATCTTCTTTTGACGTTCGTGCAGAGCTGCGATGACCGGAGGCCATACGAACTTCATGCAGAACAGTACAAAAATCAGGAACGCAACGGACTGGCCAATCAGGGTCGCATTAATGTTCACGCCAACACCTCGCAGTTACGTTGTCCATCACACCAAATCACTCGGAAAATCCGAATGATTAGCCAGCGATTTGACCAACGAACGGGTTCGCAAAGGTGAAGAACAGAGCGATACCAACACCGATCATGGTTACGGCGTCGAGCAGACCGGCAACGATGAACATTTTAACTTGCAGCATTGGAACCATTTCTGGCTGACGGGCTGCGCCTTCCAGGAACTTGCCGCCCAGCAGGCCGAAACCAATTGCGGTACCCAGTGCGCCCAGGCCGATCAACAGTGCAACAGCGATAGCGGTTAGACCAACTACAGTTTCCATCTTTCCTCCCGACTTTTACGTCGTATGGTTTAGGTTTTTTAGATTAAAGCGGTAAAACAAATCGTTTCATGGTGCCCCGTGAGGAGCCCCTTCCCGTTTGACCGGGAAGGACATCAGACTAGTCGAGACCGGTCTTAATGGTTTTCTTCGTGCGCCATCGACAGGTAGACGATGGTCAGCATCATGAAGATGAACGCCTGCAGGGTGATGATCAGGATGTGGAACACAGCCCACGCCCACTGCAGGACAACGCCCAGGCCGCTCAGCCAGAGCAGGCCGCTGCCGAACATCACAGCGATCAGGATGAACACCAGCTCGCCGGCATACATGTTGCCGAACAGACGCAGAGCCAGAGAGATCGGTTTGGCGATCAGGGTCACGAATTCCAGCAGGAAGTTCACCGGGATCAGCAGGGCCTGAACGAAGATGTTCTTGCTGCCGAACGGGTGCAGGGTCAGCTCGCCGATGAAGCCGCCGAGGCCCTTGACCTTGATGCTATAGAAAATGATCAGTGCGAAAACCGAGAACGCCATGCCCAGGGTCGCGTTCGGGTCGGTAGTCGACACGGCGCGGAACGGGATGTGGTGGTCGCCGGAGATCAGGATGGCCAGCTGAGGAATCCAGTCGACCGGTACCAGGTCGACGGCGTTCATCAGGAACACCCAGACGAAGATGGTCAGTGCCAGCGGTGCGATCACCGGGCTACGGCCATGGAAGCTGTCTTTCACGCTGCCATCGACGAATTCGACCAGGACTTCAACGAAGTTCTGCAGTGCACCCGGCTGACCGGAAGTCGCCTTCTTGGCCGCCATGCGGAAAAGAATGACGAAGATCAGACCCAGCGCGACCGACCAGCCGAGGGTATCGACGTGGAAAGCCCAGAAGCCCATTTCCTTGGCTTCTGCTGCGGTGTGGGCAAAGCCCCAGCCGCCGTTGGGTAGCTGACCGAAGGTCAGGTTCTGCAAGTGGTGCTGGATATAGCCCGAAGCGGTTGTTTCTGCCATGGTTGCCTCAAACGCCCTAAGGTCTCGAAAGTCTTGTTCTCATCAGCAGGGGAGCGAACCAGCTGACCGACTGAGTCAGCACGAAGGCGCCGAATACAGCGATCGGCGCCAGTGGCTTCACACCTGCAAACACCAGTGCAAACAGCACTGCCGTCAAAATCAGTTTGCCTGCCTCGCCGGCATAGAAAGACCGGACGATGGACTGGGCTGCTCGGGCGCCGGAAAACCGAAATGCCTTGTGAGCGAAATAAACATTGGGCAGCAAGGCTATCAGGCCTCCGCAAAGTCCCGAGTATCCGGCAACGACTCCGTGCCATTGCCAGAGCGCTAAAGCGGCAATGAGCAAAATGACAAATTGAGCCATCAACACCGGAAAAACCGCCAGGCGATGGAACGGCAGGCGGTTTGGCTTGCGGGTTTCCATCACTATTGCTCTCCAATGGTCGGCTGCCGAAATTCAATAACTTGGCATAATTTGTGCCGACAAAATGCGCGCAGAGTATAGGGGCGGTTCTGCCCCTATTCAACTGTCAGGTAGTGATTTCCGACTGCGCGCTACAAGAGGAATTGTTTCAGCGGATGTGTGCGAGCACACCTTGAAGCTCGTCGAGGGAGTTGTAACCGATCACCAACTGACCCTTTCCCTTCTTGCCGTGGCGGATCTGCACCGCAGAGCCTAGGCGCTCGGCCAGACGTTGCTCAAGGCGAGCGATATCCGGGTCAGGTTTGGCGGGCTCTACCGGCTCCGGTTTGCCACTCAACCACTGACGAACCAGTGCCTCGGTTTGGCGCACGGTGAGGCCGCGTGCGACAACATGTCGCGCCCCTTCCACCTGCTGATTGTCCGGCAGACCGAGCAATGCACGGGCATGACCCATTTCCAGGTCGCCATGGGACAGCATGGTCTTGATGACTTCCGGCAACGCAATCAGGCGCAACAGGTTGGCTACCGTGACGCGGGACTTACCCACAGCCTCGGCAACCTGCTGTTGAGTGAGCTGGAATTCCTGCTGCAAACGCTGCAGGGCCACCGCTTCTTCGATCGGGTTCAGGTCTTCGCGCTGGATGTTCTCGATCAGCGCAATGGCGATCGCGGTTTCATCCGGCACATCGCGGACCATCGCAGGAATGGTTTCCTGCCCGGCCTGCTGACTTGCGCGCCAGCGACGTTCGCCGGCGATGATCTCGAAACGACCACCGCCAATCGGGCGAACCACGATCGGCTGCATCACGCCCTGGGCCTTGATCGAATGCGCCAGCTCTTCCAGCGCCTGCGGATCCATGTCCCGGCGTGGCTGATACTTGCCGCGTTGCAGCAGGTCCAGTGGCAGGTGCTGCAACTCACGGCTGTCAGCCTGCGCCGCTTGTTCTTCCAGCGCGCTGACAGTCGGACCGCTCAGCAGTGCATCCAGTCCTCGTCCGAGACCTCGTTTCTTGACGGCCATGGGGATTCCTTAAGTTGGCTGGGCAGCGGCGATGCGTGAATTTTTGCGCTGACGGCGAACCATCTCGCCCGCCAGGGCCAGATAGGCCAGCGCGCCACGCGATTGCTTGTCGTAGGCCAGCGCCGGCATGCCGTAGCTCGGGGCTTCAGCCAGACGGATGTTGCGCGGGATCACCGTGTCGTACAGCTGGTCGCCGAAGTGTTCCTTGAGCTGGGCCGAGACGTCGTTCATCAGGCTCAGACGCGGGTCGTACATGGTCCGCAGCAGGCCTTCGACTTTCAGGTTCGGGTTCAGCAGCTCGGCGATGCGCTTGATGTTATCCACAAGGTCGCTCAAGCCTTCGAGCGCAAAGTACTCGCACTGCATGGGGATAATGACCCCGTCAGCGGCGACCAGTGCGTTCAGCGTGAGCATCGACAGCGACGGCGGGCAGTCGATCAGGATGTAATCGTAGTTTTCACGGATCGGCGCCAGCGCGCTGCGCAGACGGCTTTCCTTCATCTG
The window above is part of the Pseudomonas fluorescens genome. Proteins encoded here:
- a CDS encoding F0F1 ATP synthase subunit B, with product MNINATLIGQSVAFLIFVLFCMKFVWPPVIAALHERQKKIADGLDAASRAARDLELAQEKAGQQLREAKAQAAEIIEQAKKRGNQIVEEAVEKARVDADRVKVQAQAEIEQELNSVKDKLRAQVGLLAVGGAEKILGATIDQNAHAELVNQLAAEI
- a CDS encoding F0F1 ATP synthase subunit I: METRKPNRLPFHRLAVFPVLMAQFVILLIAALALWQWHGVVAGYSGLCGGLIALLPNVYFAHKAFRFSGARAAQSIVRSFYAGEAGKLILTAVLFALVFAGVKPLAPIAVFGAFVLTQSVSWFAPLLMRTRLSRP
- the atpE gene encoding F0F1 ATP synthase subunit C, with protein sequence METVVGLTAIAVALLIGLGALGTAIGFGLLGGKFLEGAARQPEMVPMLQVKMFIVAGLLDAVTMIGVGIALFFTFANPFVGQIAG
- a CDS encoding ParA family protein is translated as MAKVFAIANQKGGVGKTTTCINLAASLVATKRRVLLIDLDPQGNATMGSGVDKHGLENSVYDLLIGECDLAQAMHYSEHGGYQLLPANRDLTAAEVVLLEMQMKESRLRSALAPIRENYDYILIDCPPSLSMLTLNALVAADGVIIPMQCEYFALEGLSDLVDNIKRIAELLNPNLKVEGLLRTMYDPRLSLMNDVSAQLKEHFGDQLYDTVIPRNIRLAEAPSYGMPALAYDKQSRGALAYLALAGEMVRRQRKNSRIAAAQPT
- a CDS encoding F0F1 ATP synthase subunit delta, which produces MAELTTLARPYAKAAFEHAQAHQQLANWSAMLGLAAAVSQDDTMQRVLKAPRLTSAEKAATFIDVCGDKFDAKAQNFINVVAENDRLPLLPEIAALFDLYKAEQEKSVDVEVTSAFALNQEQQDKLAKVLSARLNREVRLQVAEDAALIGGVVIRAGDLVIDGSIRGKIAKLAEALKS
- a CDS encoding F0F1 ATP synthase subunit epsilon translates to MAMTVHCDIVSAEGEIFSGLVEMVIAHGALGDLGIALGHAPLITNLKPGPIRLIKQGGEAEVFYISGGFLEVQPNMVKVLADTVQRAADLDEAQAQAALKAAEAALHEKSADFDYGAASARLAEAAAQLRTVQQIRKKFGG
- the atpB gene encoding F0F1 ATP synthase subunit A, encoding MAETTASGYIQHHLQNLTFGQLPNGGWGFAHTAAEAKEMGFWAFHVDTLGWSVALGLIFVILFRMAAKKATSGQPGALQNFVEVLVEFVDGSVKDSFHGRSPVIAPLALTIFVWVFLMNAVDLVPVDWIPQLAILISGDHHIPFRAVSTTDPNATLGMAFSVFALIIFYSIKVKGLGGFIGELTLHPFGSKNIFVQALLIPVNFLLEFVTLIAKPISLALRLFGNMYAGELVFILIAVMFGSGLLWLSGLGVVLQWAWAVFHILIITLQAFIFMMLTIVYLSMAHEENH
- the atpD gene encoding F0F1 ATP synthase subunit beta, producing the protein MSSGRIVQIIGAVIDVEFPRDSVPSIYDALKVQGAETTLEVQQQLGDGVVRTIAMGSTEGLKRGLDVNNTGAAISVPVGKATLGRIMDVLGNPIDEAGPIGEEERWGIHRAAPSFAEQAGGNELLETGIKVIDLVCPFAKGGKVGLFGGAGVGKTVNMMELIRNIAIEHSGYSVFAGVGERTREGNDFYHEMKDSNVLDKVALVYGQMNEPPGNRLRVALTGLTMAEKFRDEGNDVLLFVDNIYRYTLAGTEVSALLGRMPSAVGYQPTLAEEMGVLQERITSTKQGSITSIQAVYVPADDLTDPSPATTFAHLDATVVLSRDIASLGIYPAVDPLDSTSRQLDPNVIGNDHYETARGVQYVLQRYKELKDIIAILGMDELSEADKQLVNRARKIQRFLSQPFFVAEVFTGASGKYVSLKDTIAGFKGILNGDYDHLPEQAFYMVGGIEEAIEKAKKL
- a CDS encoding ParB/RepB/Spo0J family partition protein; translated protein: MAVKKRGLGRGLDALLSGPTVSALEEQAAQADSRELQHLPLDLLQRGKYQPRRDMDPQALEELAHSIKAQGVMQPIVVRPIGGGRFEIIAGERRWRASQQAGQETIPAMVRDVPDETAIAIALIENIQREDLNPIEEAVALQRLQQEFQLTQQQVAEAVGKSRVTVANLLRLIALPEVIKTMLSHGDLEMGHARALLGLPDNQQVEGARHVVARGLTVRQTEALVRQWLSGKPEPVEPAKPDPDIARLEQRLAERLGSAVQIRHGKKGKGQLVIGYNSLDELQGVLAHIR
- the glmU gene encoding bifunctional UDP-N-acetylglucosamine diphosphorylase/glucosamine-1-phosphate N-acetyltransferase GlmU, whose product is MSLEIVILAAGQGTRMRSALPKVLHPIAGDSMLGHVIHSARQLDPQRIHVVIGHGADVVRERLAADDLNFVLQDKQLGTGHATAQAVPFITADTVLILYGDVPLIEVETLQRLLKHVVPGQMGLLTVELDDPTGYGRIVRDADGKVAAIVEHKDASEAQRAITEGNTGILAVPANRLADWMSRLSNNNAQGEYYLTDVIEMAVSDGLTVATEQPHDPMEVQGANDRKQLSELERHYQLRAGRRLMAQGVTLRDPARFDVRGEVTVGRDVLIDINVILEGKVVIEDDVVIGPNCVIKDSTLRKGVVVKANSHIEGAVLGEGSDAGPFARLRPGTVLEARAHVGNFVELKNARMGEGAKAGHLTYLGDAEIGARTNIGAGTITCNYDGANKWKTVLGEDVFIGSNNSLVAPVDISAGATTAAGSTITQNVDKAQLAVGRARQKNIDGWKRPEKIKKN
- the atpA gene encoding F0F1 ATP synthase subunit alpha — protein: MQQLNPSEISEIIKGRIEKLDVTSQARNEGTVVSVSDGIVRIHGLADVMYGEMIEFPGGVYGMALNLEQDSVGAVVLGAYTTLAEGMSAKCTGRILEVPVGKELLGRVVDALGNPVDGKGPLGNTETDAVEKVAPGVIWRKSVDQPVQTGYKAVDAMIPVGRGQRELIIGDRQIGKTALAIDAIINQKDSGIFCVYVAIGQKQSTIANVVRKLEENGALANTIIVAASASESAALQFLAPYSGCTMGEFFRDRGEDALIVYDDLSKQAVAYRQISLLLRRPPGREAYPGDVFYLHSRLLERASRVSEEYVEKFTNGAVTGKTGSLTALPIIETQAGDVSAFVPTNVISITDGQIFLESAMFNSGIRPAVNAGVSVSRVGGAAQTKIIKKLSGGIRTALAQYRELAAFAQFASDLDEATRKQLEHGQRVTELMKQKQYAPMSIADMALSLYAAERGFLTDIEITKIGSFEQALIAFFNRDHADLMAKINVKGDFNDEIDAGLKAGIEKFKATQTW
- the atpG gene encoding F0F1 ATP synthase subunit gamma — encoded protein: MAGAKEIRSKIASIKSTQKITSAMEKVAVSKMRKAQMRMAASRPYAERIRQVIGHLANANPEYRHPFMIDREVKRVGYVVVSSDRGLCGGLNTNLFKALVKDMAVNRENGVEIDLCVVGSKGAAFFRNFGGNVVAAISHLGEEPSINDLIGSVKVMLDAYLDGRIDRLSVVSNKFINTMTQQPTVEQLIPLVATPDQELKHHWDYLYEPDAKELLDGLMVRYVESQVYQAVVENNAAEQAARMIAMKNATDNAGDLISDLQLIYNKARQAAITQEISEIVGGAAAV